From a single Methylacidiphilum kamchatkense Kam1 genomic region:
- a CDS encoding AAA family ATPase: MIRRLSLENILSFQSLPRLELQQVNVLVGPNMSGKTNLLRVLKFLIRALSPPPMGVGVQQAIREYGGMPELCWKGSKALSFSIEIEIEWFRQDLKRLVRYEYGLSVEESFSSHSVEVSKEHLYRLEGEKKEPIFEAERGILQSLTPKVLPLNTTFPSEKSFLEVFGVEGFEGTIFRQYIGQWRFYQLIPTFMRQPNFGVLIPFLFSFREWSEFFKLVAFIATESSIF; the protein is encoded by the coding sequence ATGATCCGACGACTTTCGCTTGAAAATATCCTAAGTTTTCAATCCCTTCCTCGCCTTGAGCTCCAACAAGTCAACGTTCTTGTTGGTCCTAATATGTCTGGGAAAACTAACCTACTTCGTGTGCTTAAGTTTTTGATCCGTGCCCTTAGTCCTCCTCCAATGGGAGTGGGCGTGCAGCAAGCTATTCGTGAATATGGAGGAATGCCTGAGCTTTGTTGGAAGGGAAGTAAGGCGCTTTCTTTTAGCATTGAGATAGAAATTGAATGGTTTAGACAGGATTTGAAAAGATTGGTTCGTTATGAATATGGTCTTTCGGTTGAGGAAAGTTTTTCATCCCATAGCGTAGAAGTAAGTAAGGAACATTTATACCGTTTGGAAGGAGAAAAGAAAGAGCCAATATTTGAAGCAGAACGAGGAATCCTTCAATCCCTAACTCCTAAAGTGCTTCCTTTAAACACAACATTTCCAAGCGAAAAATCTTTTTTAGAAGTCTTTGGTGTCGAAGGTTTTGAAGGAACAATCTTCCGTCAATATATTGGCCAATGGCGCTTCTATCAACTTATCCCCACTTTCATGAGACAACCCAACTTTGGTGTCCTGATCCCTTTTCTTTTTTCTTTTAGAGAATGGTCAGAATTTTTCAAGCTGGTTGCATTTATTGCTACAGAATCATCAATTTTCTGA
- a CDS encoding arylamine N-acetyltransferase family protein produces the protein MEVLNQSTIDLDRYFKRIHYKGDCARSLNTLFDLHLSHTQHIPFENLDILLGKSISLALPDIERKLINNKRGGYCFEHNLLFAHILNILGFPITRLAARVHYRTNKILPRTHMALLVHHDGSNWLADVGFGGHGLLLPLPLKENVETTAFGWTYRIKRIGHLWALELLQKESWSTLYSFSVEPQEEIDYKIANYYVSTHPDSPFTHTLIVQSVCPKERKILRNKVFTVQTPSSLFQKELKDDEELLEILLNEFGLSFPPNTRFTFKE, from the coding sequence ATGGAAGTTCTGAATCAATCGACCATTGATCTTGATCGTTACTTTAAACGGATTCATTATAAAGGAGATTGCGCCAGAAGTCTAAACACCTTATTTGATCTTCATCTATCCCATACACAACACATTCCTTTTGAAAATCTCGATATCCTCCTTGGGAAAAGTATCTCTCTTGCATTACCAGATATAGAAAGAAAGCTTATTAATAATAAAAGAGGTGGATATTGTTTTGAACACAATCTGTTATTTGCTCATATCCTCAACATCCTTGGATTTCCTATAACTAGGTTAGCTGCAAGGGTTCATTACCGGACAAATAAAATTCTTCCTAGAACCCACATGGCGCTGCTCGTCCACCATGATGGATCCAATTGGTTAGCAGATGTTGGTTTTGGTGGCCATGGCCTTCTGCTTCCTCTTCCTTTAAAGGAAAACGTAGAAACCACTGCTTTTGGTTGGACTTATCGAATAAAGAGGATAGGACACCTCTGGGCCTTAGAGCTTCTTCAAAAGGAAAGCTGGTCGACTCTCTATTCCTTTTCAGTAGAACCTCAAGAAGAAATTGATTACAAAATAGCAAACTATTATGTCTCCACTCATCCTGATTCACCTTTTACCCACACATTAATCGTTCAATCGGTCTGCCCAAAAGAACGGAAGATATTGCGTAATAAAGTATTTACAGTCCAAACTCCTTCTTCCTTATTCCAAAAGGAACTGAAAGATGATGAAGAGCTTCTAGAAATTCTCTTAAATGAATTTGGCCTATCTTTTCCTCCCAATACAAGATTTACTTTCAAAGAATAA
- a CDS encoding glycosyltransferase has product MAPFPTFFKGLSNSSVKNSFIAQRFSIEKIFVLTYKDNFIRFYPRSKNLEKQPSKKFKVLCVGPITLPKGHIDLLEAWKRLKFKDADLILLDSIDHLMKPILYQYKYSFINIEPCSWEKVYSYYHQASVFVLPSIENRFGYVIHESMVIVFPIIATTNTGASGILETRMNFLNSFN; this is encoded by the coding sequence ATGGCACCATTTCCTACTTTCTTCAAAGGTTTAAGTAATTCAAGTGTCAAAAACTCATTTATAGCCCAGAGATTTTCGATTGAAAAAATTTTTGTCCTTACATACAAAGACAATTTCATACGATTTTATCCACGCTCAAAAAATCTTGAAAAACAACCCTCAAAAAAATTCAAAGTTCTTTGTGTCGGACCAATTACTCTCCCAAAAGGTCATATTGATTTATTGGAAGCTTGGAAAAGGCTTAAATTTAAAGATGCCGACCTGATTCTCCTCGATTCTATTGATCATTTAATGAAACCTATTTTATATCAGTATAAATATTCTTTTATTAATATAGAACCCTGTTCCTGGGAGAAAGTATATTCTTATTATCATCAAGCTTCCGTTTTTGTTCTTCCTTCAATTGAAAATAGATTTGGCTATGTAATCCATGAATCGATGGTAATAGTTTTTCCTATAATTGCAACAACTAATACTGGAGCTTCAGGTATTCTAGAAACAAGAATGAACTTTTTAAATTCCTTTAATTAA
- a CDS encoding class I SAM-dependent methyltransferase, producing MLLEEVLNCPICNDKGKIEIKDAEDPCFDIEGKWSYKRCLNCYSLYMDPRPIPQEIPNLYPKTYYTHNSTDPDPFKPHSMNFFTQLWHKIWIASLCSIGYKLHLEAKKLKSSIVGNLFSLHPMINLEAKRQCRFLEAKKGKILDVGCGNGQFLYIMRELGWEAEGIEPDPLAARKVMEIGIKVIQSTIEEVELSKETYDAITLNHVIEHLTDPFSIIKKLVIALKPGGKLVSISPNPTGTLAKRFLKSWRGLDSPRHLVLVSPQGFWHIQKELELKGEVFTLWRGEVGTLAASKMLKTQSSVKNSIILSFSDILYGYFLGTMENILFSFFWRRSRFHC from the coding sequence ATGCTTCTTGAAGAGGTTCTCAACTGTCCAATATGTAATGATAAAGGCAAAATAGAAATAAAGGATGCTGAAGATCCATGCTTTGATATTGAAGGAAAGTGGAGCTATAAACGCTGTTTGAATTGTTACTCTTTATACATGGATCCTCGTCCGATTCCTCAAGAAATTCCTAATTTATATCCTAAAACTTATTATACTCACAATTCTACGGATCCGGATCCATTTAAACCTCATTCTATGAACTTTTTTACTCAGTTGTGGCATAAAATCTGGATTGCTTCACTATGTTCAATAGGGTATAAACTTCATTTAGAAGCCAAGAAACTAAAAAGTTCAATCGTTGGTAATCTTTTTTCTCTTCATCCAATGATTAACCTGGAAGCTAAAAGACAGTGTCGTTTTTTAGAAGCAAAGAAAGGAAAAATCCTAGATGTTGGCTGTGGAAATGGGCAATTTCTTTATATTATGAGAGAACTTGGATGGGAGGCAGAAGGAATTGAGCCTGATCCCTTAGCTGCAAGAAAAGTGATGGAGATTGGAATCAAGGTCATTCAGTCTACAATAGAAGAAGTTGAACTTTCAAAAGAGACTTATGATGCCATTACTCTAAACCATGTCATAGAACATCTCACGGATCCTTTTTCTATTATCAAAAAGCTCGTTATCGCTCTTAAACCTGGAGGCAAACTGGTCAGCATTTCTCCAAATCCAACAGGAACTTTAGCTAAGAGATTTTTAAAATCATGGCGTGGACTTGACTCTCCAAGGCATCTAGTTTTAGTTTCTCCACAAGGTTTTTGGCATATTCAGAAAGAACTAGAACTAAAAGGAGAAGTTTTTACTCTTTGGAGGGGAGAAGTCGGTACGTTAGCTGCAAGCAAAATGCTCAAGACACAATCTAGTGTAAAGAATTCTATTATTCTGTCCTTTTCTGACATCCTTTATGGATATTTCTTGGGGACTATGGAAAACATTCTTTTTTCCTTTTTCTGGAGAAGAAGTCGTTTTCATTGCTAA
- a CDS encoding glycosyltransferase family 2 protein, with product MRNSYKVGIIVGTYNSEKYIIPLLLFFQQLTFNHHIEKIVFVDSAPTDKTVDLLKEYKKDSHNSHDINILRLNANKCYAYCLNQGIDAFGQDLPNYLLFSNADVIYPPHYLDDLFEELKGYESCNIGIVGSSVLVPIDKEK from the coding sequence ATGAGAAATAGCTATAAAGTAGGGATTATTGTGGGAACATATAACTCAGAAAAATATATCATTCCATTGCTTTTATTTTTTCAACAGTTGACTTTTAATCATCATATAGAGAAAATTGTTTTTGTTGATTCAGCACCTACAGATAAAACAGTTGATCTTCTAAAAGAATATAAAAAGGATTCTCATAATAGTCATGATATAAATATTCTGCGGTTAAACGCGAATAAATGCTATGCTTACTGTCTTAATCAAGGAATAGATGCTTTTGGTCAAGATCTTCCTAACTATCTACTCTTTTCTAATGCGGATGTAATTTATCCTCCTCATTATCTAGATGATCTATTCGAAGAGCTCAAGGGTTATGAATCTTGTAACATAGGGATAGTTGGATCAAGCGTGCTTGTGCCAATTGATAAAGAAAAATAG
- a CDS encoding glycosyltransferase family 2 protein, with product MEKIGYFDEDYFLYWDEIDFCTRARKAGFSIAIVNRLSILHHSDEVRSNSLNKSKTFLYYQYCNQFLFARKVYGPIIGTLFISIRFVVFFREFINHILKKQWIYAKIMTLGFIRGILNEKGISNIPL from the coding sequence TTGGAAAAAATTGGATATTTTGACGAAGATTATTTTCTATATTGGGATGAAATAGATTTTTGCACAAGAGCAAGAAAAGCCGGCTTTTCTATTGCTATTGTCAATAGACTTTCTATACTTCATCATTCTGATGAAGTTAGAAGTAACTCTTTGAATAAATCAAAAACTTTTTTATACTATCAATATTGTAACCAATTTCTCTTTGCTAGAAAAGTTTATGGACCAATTATTGGAACCTTATTTATAAGTATTCGTTTTGTTGTTTTCTTTCGAGAGTTTATCAACCATATATTAAAAAAGCAATGGATTTATGCAAAAATCATGACTTTGGGGTTCATTCGAGGCATATTGAATGAAAAAGGGATTTCTAATATTCCTTTGTAA
- a CDS encoding glycosyltransferase family 4 protein, translated as MHLVSHPIHYFIPRYRELHQRKDISFTVIYYSLKTTGKLYQKDYGKDINWNVSFLEGYQWIEFPKSSISDLPQFFLNPIRTDILTHLWNEKYDILWIHGYYLITNWIAAFLQRINKRIAFIRTEDVLLHKRKTWRKVVKYFPLKILFSQVYGLYIGEANKKYLEYYGIPKERLYPASHGVDNHYFQLQYENLFPLREKIRKDFGIVENNLPVILFCGRFVEMKCPLLLLEAFHRISPLIPCYLLLVGDGPLREKIKEKIKNDKIKNVIITGFLDQSEIAKAYVAADLFVLPSTNDTWGLVINEAMNFGLPIIASNLVGCAQDLIKENCNGFLFPANDVDKLTECLTSF; from the coding sequence GTGCATTTGGTTTCTCATCCAATTCACTATTTTATTCCTCGATATCGAGAACTTCATCAAAGAAAAGATATTTCTTTTACAGTGATTTATTATTCCCTAAAAACAACAGGAAAACTCTATCAGAAAGATTATGGTAAGGATATAAATTGGAATGTTTCTTTTTTAGAAGGTTATCAATGGATCGAATTTCCTAAAAGTAGCATAAGTGATCTCCCACAATTTTTCTTGAATCCAATAAGAACAGATATTTTAACCCATCTTTGGAATGAAAAATACGATATCCTCTGGATTCATGGATATTATCTGATCACAAATTGGATCGCCGCATTCCTTCAAAGAATTAATAAAAGAATAGCTTTTATCCGTACTGAAGATGTACTACTACATAAGAGAAAAACTTGGAGAAAAGTAGTAAAATATTTTCCATTAAAAATTCTTTTTTCACAGGTATATGGATTATATATTGGAGAAGCAAATAAAAAATATCTTGAATATTATGGAATCCCAAAAGAACGGCTCTATCCAGCAAGCCATGGTGTTGACAATCATTATTTCCAGTTACAATACGAAAATTTATTTCCTCTTAGAGAAAAAATACGAAAAGATTTTGGGATAGTGGAGAATAATCTCCCAGTGATTCTTTTTTGTGGTCGATTTGTTGAAATGAAATGCCCACTACTACTTTTAGAGGCATTTCATAGAATATCACCTTTAATCCCATGCTATCTTTTGCTCGTTGGAGATGGGCCTTTAAGAGAAAAAATCAAAGAAAAGATCAAAAATGATAAAATTAAAAATGTTATTATAACTGGTTTTCTAGATCAATCAGAAATTGCAAAGGCTTATGTTGCTGCAGATCTTTTTGTTTTACCTTCAACAAACGACACCTGGGGCCTTGTGATTAATGAAGCAATGAATTTTGGCCTTCCCATAATAGCCTCAAATTTGGTTGGATGTGCTCAGGACCTTATCAAGGAAAATTGTAATGGTTTTCTTTTCCCTGCCAATGATGTTGATAAACTAACTGAATGCTTAACATCCTTTTGA
- a CDS encoding glycosyltransferase family 4 protein — translation MYNQTHSITLLTSVDCDEKNPFPYQVIRKIDPFTVFYATAHADVILHNHLSIKLCWASALLNKPYGVIIQNWLSFKGIKGLLYKWILKKAKIVIGVSKAITDHLPYGGIVIPNAYDHRIFCLPLAEDRPKDLLFVGRMELDKGAQNLLKAIILLKQENINLTATFVGYGPDENNLKILQKEYHLENEVSILGPKNAQEVASLMQKHKILVVPSRKEPFGIVALEGIACGCVVIGTEEGGLKEAIGPCGLTYPNGDINQLTYKIKELLGNPKKMYTLKSNAKEHLKKYTSEAIGKLYNDLLSTILSKE, via the coding sequence TTGTATAATCAGACCCATTCTATTACTCTACTCACATCTGTTGATTGTGATGAGAAAAATCCTTTCCCTTACCAAGTGATTCGCAAAATAGATCCCTTCACTGTTTTTTATGCCACAGCACATGCTGATGTGATTTTGCATAATCATTTATCTATCAAGCTTTGTTGGGCTTCCGCTTTATTAAATAAGCCGTATGGTGTTATCATTCAAAATTGGCTTTCTTTTAAGGGAATTAAAGGCCTACTTTACAAATGGATACTTAAAAAAGCTAAAATTGTTATTGGAGTTAGTAAAGCAATAACTGATCATCTCCCTTACGGAGGGATAGTTATACCCAATGCTTATGATCACAGAATATTTTGCTTACCTCTGGCAGAAGATCGCCCGAAAGATCTTCTTTTTGTAGGAAGGATGGAGCTAGATAAAGGTGCTCAGAACCTTTTAAAAGCGATTATTCTTTTAAAACAAGAGAATATAAACTTGACAGCTACTTTTGTTGGATATGGTCCAGATGAAAATAATCTTAAAATTCTTCAAAAAGAATACCACTTAGAGAATGAAGTAAGTATTTTAGGTCCAAAAAATGCCCAAGAAGTAGCAAGCCTTATGCAAAAACACAAAATCTTGGTTGTTCCTTCTAGGAAAGAACCTTTTGGAATAGTTGCCCTAGAAGGCATTGCATGCGGTTGTGTCGTAATTGGTACTGAAGAAGGAGGGCTAAAAGAAGCCATCGGTCCCTGTGGACTTACCTACCCAAATGGTGATATCAATCAATTAACATACAAAATTAAAGAGCTTTTAGGAAACCCCAAAAAAATGTATACATTAAAATCAAACGCTAAAGAGCATCTTAAAAAATATACATCAGAAGCTATTGGGAAATTATATAATGATTTACTTTCCACAATCTTGTCAAAAGAATAG
- a CDS encoding glycosyltransferase family protein, with protein sequence MRILTVICSLSLRHGGPSLACLDQSKALASLRHQITIYTTNDNVDSLSDIPLKQPINKDGYQIYFFPLTYAFIAPLRKYYFSIPLMQALHNTISLFDLVYIFSLYRFPPTIAALYARSFRVPYIMNPHGFLYPFLFRKIAY encoded by the coding sequence ATGAGAATTCTTACAGTTATATGTAGTCTTTCCTTGCGGCATGGAGGACCTTCATTGGCTTGCCTTGACCAAAGTAAAGCATTGGCAAGTCTTAGACATCAGATTACAATCTATACCACTAATGATAACGTCGATTCTCTTTCAGATATCCCTCTAAAACAACCTATAAACAAAGATGGCTATCAGATTTATTTCTTTCCTTTAACTTATGCGTTTATAGCTCCATTAAGAAAATATTACTTTTCGATTCCACTCATGCAGGCTTTACATAATACCATATCCCTATTTGATCTTGTCTATATTTTTTCCTTATATCGTTTTCCTCCTACAATAGCAGCTCTTTATGCTCGTTCATTTCGTGTTCCTTATATAATGAACCCACATGGTTTTTTATATCCCTTTTTATTTAGAAAAATCGCCTATTAA
- a CDS encoding WD40/YVTN/BNR-like repeat-containing protein — MVSNETTSFLKSDFIITNTQGIQEKAFSSGQLLDIFFWNSQIGWTCGYGGVYKTIDGGKTWEKMKGEGGWYHVQLTGPQEIWLLEGKHGMAWARLWHSTNDGINWEEILPDKLQGFGDLYCRGPVRFVLCNDFPSYWSIDGGKTWNEKTFFGSLKVSIPGDVKESTGFVIYILGAKKPSFSPYLLKSSDCGITWNEILLPPNLPNPHSLFLQQVGKDG; from the coding sequence ATGGTTTCTAACGAAACAACAAGCTTCCTAAAATCAGACTTTATTATTACCAATACTCAAGGAATTCAGGAAAAAGCTTTTTCTTCGGGACAGCTCCTTGACATCTTCTTTTGGAATTCCCAAATAGGTTGGACTTGTGGTTATGGCGGAGTTTATAAAACCATTGATGGAGGGAAAACATGGGAAAAAATGAAAGGAGAAGGTGGTTGGTATCATGTCCAATTGACTGGTCCTCAAGAAATATGGCTTCTTGAAGGTAAGCATGGGATGGCTTGGGCAAGACTTTGGCATTCGACGAATGATGGCATAAACTGGGAAGAAATTCTTCCTGATAAACTTCAGGGATTTGGAGATTTGTATTGTAGAGGGCCTGTTCGGTTTGTACTTTGCAATGATTTTCCTAGTTATTGGAGTATTGATGGAGGAAAAACATGGAATGAAAAGACTTTTTTTGGTTCTTTAAAAGTTTCTATACCTGGAGACGTGAAAGAATCCACTGGTTTTGTTATTTATATTCTTGGAGCAAAGAAGCCTTCATTCTCACCATATTTATTAAAGAGTAGTGATTGTGGCATAACTTGGAATGAAATTCTTCTTCCTCCAAATCTGCCCAATCCGCATTCTCTTTTTTTGCAACAAGTTGGAAAGGATGGA